The Staphylococcus carnosus genome has a segment encoding these proteins:
- a CDS encoding cysteine desulfurase, with amino-acid sequence MADTLNVNEIIEDFPILKQQVNGKRLAYLDTTATSQKPLQVIEAIDDYYKRYNSNVHRGVHTLGSLATDGYEGARETVRRFINAHYFEEIIFTRGTTASINLVARSYANISEGDEIVVTEMEHHANIVPWQELAHRKNASLKFIPMTETGELNIEDVKATINDKTKIVAVAHVSNVLGTINDVKEIAKVAHEHGAIISVDGAQAAPHMKLDMQDLDVDFYSFSGHKMLGPTGIGVLYGKRDLLKNMEPIEYGGDMIDFVGKYDATWTDLPVKFEAGTPLIAQAIGLAEAIKYLENIGFDAIHAHEKELTEYAYEQMSQVEDLEIYGPPKDRRAGVITFNIKDIHPHDVATALDTEGVAVRAGHHCAQPLMKWLGQSSTARASFYIYNTKEDIDQLVYALKQTKEFFSYEF; translated from the coding sequence GTGGCCGATACACTAAATGTTAATGAAATTATAGAAGATTTTCCGATTTTAAAACAGCAAGTTAACGGTAAACGCTTGGCTTATTTAGATACAACAGCAACAAGTCAAAAACCACTTCAAGTAATTGAAGCAATTGATGATTATTATAAACGCTATAATTCCAATGTTCACCGTGGTGTGCATACACTCGGTTCTTTAGCAACAGACGGTTATGAAGGTGCACGTGAAACAGTAAGACGTTTCATCAATGCACATTACTTCGAAGAAATTATTTTCACAAGAGGTACAACAGCATCTATCAACTTAGTTGCACGCAGTTATGCGAACATTTCTGAAGGCGACGAAATCGTTGTAACTGAAATGGAACATCACGCAAACATCGTACCTTGGCAAGAACTTGCGCATCGTAAAAATGCATCATTAAAATTCATCCCTATGACAGAAACAGGCGAATTAAATATTGAAGATGTCAAAGCGACTATTAACGATAAAACAAAAATTGTTGCAGTCGCACATGTTTCTAATGTTTTAGGAACAATTAATGATGTGAAAGAAATTGCCAAAGTTGCACATGAACATGGCGCAATTATCAGTGTAGATGGCGCACAAGCTGCACCTCATATGAAATTAGATATGCAAGATTTAGATGTAGACTTCTACAGCTTCAGTGGGCATAAAATGTTAGGACCAACAGGTATTGGTGTACTTTATGGTAAACGTGATTTGCTTAAAAATATGGAACCGATTGAATATGGCGGTGACATGATTGACTTTGTAGGCAAATACGATGCAACTTGGACAGATTTACCTGTGAAATTTGAAGCAGGTACACCTCTAATTGCACAAGCAATCGGGTTAGCAGAAGCTATCAAATATCTTGAAAACATTGGTTTTGATGCTATTCATGCACATGAAAAAGAATTAACTGAGTATGCGTATGAACAGATGTCTCAAGTTGAAGACTTAGAAATTTACGGACCTCCAAAAGACAGACGTGCAGGTGTGATTACTTTTAATATAAAAGATATTCATCCGCATGATGTTGCAACAGCACTTGATACTGAAGGTGTTGCTGTACGTGCAGGTCATCACTGTGCACAACCATTAATGAAATGGTTGGGTCAATCTTCAACGGCGAGAGCAAGTTTCTATATCTATAATACGAAAGAAGACATTGATCAACTAGTATATGCTTTGAAACAAACGAAGGAGTTTTTCTCATATGAATTTTAA
- the sufD gene encoding Fe-S cluster assembly protein SufD, whose translation MTTETLNISEAELVEYSQAHNEPSWMTDLRKEALKLTETLEMPKPDKTKIDKWDFDSFKQLETTSDKYKDINDVPDSIEKVIDVEKSENLIIQHNNTLAFSRVSESAQKDGVIIEGLAEALVNHGDLVQKYLMQDAVTVDEHRLTALHTALINGGIFVYVPKNVVVENPIQYVVLHDDENASFFNHVIIATEQSAEVTYVENYLSDVSGEGSQVNIVSEVIAGANSKITYGAVDYLDKGFTGHIIRRGVTEADASINWALGLMNEGNQIIDNTTNLIGDRSTSELKSVAVGTGSQKSNVTSKIVQYGVETDGYILKHGVVEDSATIIFNGIGYIKHGGSKSVANQESRVLMLSEKARGDANPILLIDEDDVEAGHAASVGRVDDEQLYYLMSRGISQQEAERLVIHGFLDPVVRELPIEDVKRQLREVIELKVAK comes from the coding sequence ATGACGACTGAAACTTTGAACATTTCTGAAGCAGAACTTGTTGAATATTCACAAGCCCACAATGAACCTTCTTGGATGACAGATTTACGTAAAGAAGCATTGAAACTTACTGAAACTTTGGAAATGCCAAAACCAGATAAAACAAAAATCGACAAATGGGATTTTGACTCATTTAAACAATTAGAAACTACTTCTGATAAATATAAAGATATTAATGATGTACCTGATTCAATTGAAAAAGTTATCGATGTGGAAAAATCAGAAAACTTGATAATCCAACACAACAACACATTAGCTTTCTCTCGTGTTTCTGAATCAGCACAAAAAGACGGCGTAATTATTGAAGGTTTAGCAGAAGCTCTAGTTAATCATGGTGATTTAGTACAAAAATACTTGATGCAAGATGCAGTAACTGTAGATGAACATCGATTAACTGCTTTACACACAGCATTAATTAATGGCGGCATATTTGTTTATGTACCTAAAAATGTTGTAGTAGAAAACCCAATTCAATATGTTGTATTGCATGATGATGAAAATGCAAGTTTCTTCAATCACGTTATTATTGCGACTGAACAAAGTGCTGAAGTGACTTACGTAGAAAACTATCTTTCTGATGTGAGCGGAGAAGGCAGTCAAGTGAATATTGTCTCAGAAGTAATTGCAGGGGCAAATTCAAAAATCACTTATGGTGCAGTAGATTATTTAGATAAAGGATTTACTGGACACATCATCCGTCGCGGTGTGACTGAAGCAGATGCTTCAATCAACTGGGCACTTGGTTTAATGAACGAAGGCAACCAAATCATTGATAATACAACAAACTTGATTGGTGATCGTTCTACAAGCGAATTGAAATCAGTAGCTGTAGGTACAGGTTCTCAAAAATCAAATGTCACATCTAAAATTGTACAATATGGTGTCGAAACAGATGGCTACATCTTAAAACACGGTGTTGTAGAAGATAGTGCAACAATTATCTTTAATGGTATTGGTTATATCAAACATGGCGGTTCTAAATCAGTAGCGAACCAAGAATCTCGTGTCTTAATGCTTTCTGAAAAAGCACGCGGAGATGCGAACCCAATTCTTTTAATTGATGAAGATGATGTTGAGGCAGGACACGCAGCTTCTGTTGGTCGTGTAGATGATGAACAACTTTACTACTTAATGAGTCGAGGAATTTCTCAACAAGAAGCAGAACGCTTAGTTATTCACGGATTCTTAGACCCAGTAGTTAGAGAATTACCAATTGAAGACGTTAAACGTCAATTACGTGAAGTTATTGAATTAAAAGTAGCAAAATAA